A section of the Flaviflexus equikiangi genome encodes:
- a CDS encoding IS256 family transposase, with amino-acid sequence MTAPHIIDPAGLLREALAEASPDLMRDLLQAMINALLSADADAVVGAEWGKPSPDRRTQRNGYRHRPLDTRVGTVDVAVPKLRSGTYFPDWLLERRKRAETALITVVADCYLAGVSTRRMDKLVKTLGIHSLSKSQVSRMATDLDEHVDQFRHRPLDEAGPFTFVAADALTMKVREGGRVINAVVLIATGVNADGRREVLGLRVATSETGAAWNSFFADLVARGLTGVRLVTSDAHAGLIEAVAANLPGASWQRCRTHYAANLMSVCPKSYWPAVKAMLHSVYDQPDAASVHAQFDRLLDYVGDKLPEAHDHLDGARADILAFTGFPTGVWAQIWSNNPNERLNREIRRRTDSVGIFPNREAIIRLVGAVLAEQTDEWAEGRRYLSLDVLARSRLHMLPETTDEVSDDPLELTA; translated from the coding sequence ATGACCGCTCCTCATATTATCGACCCTGCAGGCCTGCTCCGTGAAGCCCTGGCCGAAGCATCCCCGGACTTGATGCGCGATCTGCTGCAGGCCATGATCAACGCCCTGCTTTCAGCAGACGCCGATGCCGTGGTCGGGGCGGAATGGGGCAAGCCCAGCCCCGACCGCCGCACCCAGCGCAACGGCTACCGCCACCGGCCCCTGGACACCCGGGTCGGCACAGTGGATGTTGCTGTCCCAAAACTCAGATCGGGCACATATTTTCCCGACTGGCTGCTCGAGCGCAGAAAACGAGCCGAAACAGCACTGATCACGGTCGTGGCTGACTGCTACCTCGCCGGCGTCAGCACTCGGCGGATGGATAAGCTCGTGAAAACCCTGGGTATTCATTCCCTGTCGAAGTCGCAGGTCTCGCGCATGGCTACTGACCTGGACGAGCACGTGGACCAGTTCCGTCACCGCCCGCTCGATGAGGCCGGCCCGTTCACGTTCGTCGCTGCTGACGCGCTGACCATGAAGGTCCGCGAGGGCGGGCGTGTGATTAACGCGGTCGTCCTCATCGCTACCGGCGTCAATGCCGATGGTAGGCGTGAAGTCCTCGGCCTGCGGGTTGCGACCAGTGAGACCGGGGCGGCATGGAACTCCTTCTTCGCCGACCTCGTCGCACGCGGCCTGACCGGCGTGCGTTTAGTGACTTCTGATGCTCATGCGGGCCTGATCGAGGCGGTCGCAGCGAACCTGCCGGGTGCGTCCTGGCAGCGATGCCGCACGCACTACGCCGCGAACCTGATGAGCGTGTGCCCCAAGAGCTACTGGCCGGCAGTCAAAGCGATGCTGCACTCGGTCTACGACCAGCCCGACGCAGCCAGTGTCCACGCCCAATTCGACCGGCTCTTGGACTACGTCGGCGATAAGCTCCCTGAAGCTCACGATCATCTGGACGGCGCACGTGCCGATATCCTTGCCTTCACCGGTTTCCCGACCGGGGTGTGGGCCCAGATCTGGTCCAACAACCCCAATGAGCGCCTCAACCGCGAGATCCGTCGCCGCACCGATTCGGTGGGGATCTTCCCCAACCGAGAGGCGATCATCCGCCTGGTCGGTGCGGTCCTGGCCGAGCAGACCGATGAATGGGCCGAAGGGCGCCGCTACCTCAGCCTCGACGTTCTCGCCAGAAGCCGCCTCCACATGCTTCCCGAGACCACAGACGAGGTGAGCGACGATCCTCTCGAACTGACCGCCTAA
- the panB gene encoding 3-methyl-2-oxobutanoate hydroxymethyltransferase → MTDSAKKTDRPRRVRIAHLLEAKTHGEPLTMLTAYDAMIASIFDRAGVDMLLVGDSIGTTVFGESNTLGVELADLVRATASVAKGTQRALVVADLPFGTYETSPEQAFMSAAQLIRAGAHAVKLEGGVRIAEQITQLVLHGIPVVGHVGFTPQSENALSGPRVQGRGDEAADKVIEDAVAVQEAGASAVVLEMVPAELASKITSILEIPTIGIGAGPGTDGQVLVWSDMAALTDWQPSFVRVFGQIGAALHDAATDYVDAVKSGAFPTREHSF, encoded by the coding sequence ATGACTGACAGCGCCAAGAAGACAGATCGTCCCCGACGTGTCCGCATAGCCCACCTTCTCGAAGCGAAAACCCATGGTGAGCCGTTGACGATGCTTACCGCCTACGACGCGATGATCGCCAGCATCTTCGATCGTGCGGGTGTCGACATGCTTCTCGTCGGCGATTCGATCGGCACGACCGTCTTCGGCGAATCCAACACACTGGGTGTCGAGCTCGCCGATCTCGTGAGGGCCACAGCCTCAGTCGCGAAGGGCACCCAGCGTGCTCTCGTCGTCGCAGATCTTCCGTTCGGCACGTACGAGACGAGCCCAGAGCAGGCGTTCATGTCCGCCGCGCAGCTCATCAGGGCTGGCGCCCATGCCGTCAAGCTCGAGGGCGGGGTCCGCATCGCCGAACAGATCACACAGCTTGTCCTTCACGGTATTCCCGTGGTCGGCCATGTCGGTTTCACCCCTCAGTCGGAGAACGCCCTGTCGGGGCCCCGCGTCCAGGGCCGGGGCGATGAGGCGGCAGATAAGGTCATCGAGGATGCTGTGGCAGTCCAGGAAGCGGGTGCGTCTGCCGTCGTCCTCGAAATGGTGCCCGCAGAGTTGGCCAGTAAGATCACGTCGATTCTCGAGATCCCGACGATCGGTATCGGAGCGGGCCCGGGGACTGACGGACAGGTTCTCGTCTGGTCGGACATGGCGGCGCTGACCGACTGGCAGCCCTCCTTCGTCCGCGTCTTCGGGCAGATCGGTGCAGCACTCCATGATGCTGCAACGGACTACGTCGACGCGGTCAAGTCAGGAGCGTTCCCAACCCGGGAGCATTCGTTCTAG
- a CDS encoding YhgE/Pip domain-containing protein codes for MSNIWKVFSRDAARLFRVRKAWIVIIGVIVTPALYAWLNINAFWDPYSNTGNIEVAVVNLDEGASSDLTGPLDVGALVVDELDANDQLGWQFMAEDVALEAVKRGEVYAAIVIPTDFSRNLLSITTGDFVQPRLEYHVNEKVSAISPKITDVGASKLDSQIASAFSEQVATAAADALRDVGYSAEAQLLETQDSTLSAVGEAESKITSTRERLGILRSDVGSSREALALAGSTLANVDTVLTDVQTAVVQAQSIVAGVQYEVIAFGDAATGAYLNGTILLAEGTSDANVAVTGVVQALEQLSSKVDSAITDVSEAAEANGVAIERLRTLLESADTDSAVAQRMVGLLGALEERNATDQQLLSDLQTLKSSADTVASAIQVTTGQLDGLAQDSQNTAVQMRTVLADTLPGLNESMSALTTSAGAFSAALDVQKDQLFQAQQLLTGIDEQLVATSDLLDRLDENLDQIDDGIQTAHSDLVALSQASIWSDVSSLTGLDTEQIAQFVASPVSIDEHVVFHVNSYGSAMAALFTNLSLWIGAFVLMVIFKLEVDTEGVDGLTVRQAYFGRFLLVGMIAVVQALVVCIGDLMIGVQTVNSAAFIATGVFTALTYLSIIYALCVAFGHVGRGLCILLVIMQIPGASGLYPIEMMPGFFRDLYPFLPFTYGIDAMRETIGGFYQGHYWFYMAALAAFVAAAFLLGLVLRRRFANIILMFNRQIGATDLLISETVHVTGSGYRLSDIIYALQNRQKYHEDVARRSEQFAQRYPILLRATLLTGLIFTIILAGAGRLYPSANATLLATWLVVSLILIGVIVALEYVKESLDRAQEIASLDDSILSSAARADTGRVWSTSGDGSADAIGAVVAASPMLQVLVAEREGVEDVLPEAGKEDEAVTSTFEEPDDEAVSNDEIAGIGDVESTHIEESSDKDDGDDAGGRGIGSETDRVTDPHLPLLFENEDQLHEGTEVAGQRGSGRHRAGADTVGQQEESE; via the coding sequence GTGTCCAATATATGGAAAGTTTTTTCACGAGACGCTGCACGTTTGTTCCGGGTGCGGAAGGCTTGGATCGTTATTATCGGCGTTATCGTCACGCCGGCACTGTACGCCTGGCTGAACATCAATGCATTTTGGGATCCGTACTCGAATACGGGAAATATTGAGGTTGCTGTCGTCAACCTGGACGAAGGTGCGTCATCGGACCTCACTGGGCCCCTCGATGTGGGCGCGCTCGTAGTTGACGAGCTCGACGCCAACGACCAGCTAGGCTGGCAATTCATGGCGGAGGACGTCGCTCTTGAAGCTGTGAAGCGTGGTGAGGTTTACGCCGCGATCGTCATTCCGACAGATTTCAGTAGAAATCTCCTCAGCATCACGACTGGTGACTTCGTTCAGCCGCGCCTGGAATACCACGTTAATGAGAAAGTAAGTGCGATCTCACCCAAGATCACGGACGTGGGGGCCTCGAAGCTCGACAGCCAGATCGCAAGCGCCTTCTCAGAGCAGGTTGCGACCGCCGCCGCCGATGCCCTGAGAGATGTTGGATATTCGGCGGAAGCACAGCTACTCGAAACTCAGGACAGCACGTTGAGCGCAGTAGGCGAGGCGGAGTCAAAGATAACATCTACACGCGAGCGCCTCGGCATTCTGCGATCTGATGTGGGGTCTTCCCGTGAAGCGCTGGCTCTGGCGGGCAGCACGTTGGCCAACGTCGATACAGTCCTGACTGATGTGCAGACAGCGGTCGTCCAAGCTCAATCAATTGTCGCCGGGGTTCAGTACGAGGTTATTGCGTTCGGCGATGCGGCCACGGGCGCCTATCTGAACGGCACGATACTCCTCGCAGAAGGAACGTCGGACGCGAACGTCGCAGTCACGGGAGTCGTCCAGGCTCTCGAGCAGCTTAGCTCGAAGGTCGACAGCGCAATCACCGACGTGTCGGAAGCCGCTGAGGCCAACGGCGTGGCAATAGAACGGCTCCGGACCCTTCTGGAGAGCGCCGATACCGATTCCGCAGTAGCTCAGCGGATGGTCGGGTTGTTGGGTGCTCTTGAGGAGCGTAACGCGACAGATCAGCAACTGCTTTCAGACCTTCAGACGCTCAAATCCAGTGCCGATACTGTTGCGAGCGCGATCCAGGTCACGACGGGCCAGCTGGACGGTCTCGCTCAGGATTCACAGAATACGGCAGTCCAGATGCGCACCGTCCTGGCAGACACACTTCCAGGCCTCAACGAGTCGATGAGCGCGTTGACGACGAGCGCCGGTGCGTTCTCAGCCGCACTCGATGTCCAGAAGGATCAGCTCTTCCAGGCCCAACAGCTCTTGACCGGTATCGATGAACAGCTGGTCGCGACTTCAGACCTTCTCGACAGACTTGACGAGAACCTAGATCAGATCGACGATGGCATACAGACAGCCCATAGCGATCTTGTCGCGCTCAGCCAGGCATCCATTTGGAGCGACGTCAGTTCGTTGACGGGGCTGGACACGGAACAGATAGCTCAGTTTGTCGCCTCACCCGTTTCCATAGATGAGCACGTGGTCTTCCATGTGAACTCCTACGGCTCGGCGATGGCAGCCCTTTTCACCAATCTGTCGCTATGGATCGGTGCTTTTGTTCTCATGGTCATTTTTAAGCTCGAGGTCGACACGGAAGGTGTTGACGGGCTGACTGTACGTCAGGCGTACTTCGGGCGGTTTCTACTCGTCGGAATGATCGCCGTGGTACAGGCCCTTGTTGTCTGCATTGGAGACCTTATGATCGGGGTTCAGACGGTCAACAGTGCGGCCTTCATTGCGACAGGTGTTTTCACAGCTTTGACATATCTGAGCATTATCTACGCTCTGTGCGTTGCCTTCGGCCATGTCGGACGAGGACTATGTATCCTCCTCGTTATCATGCAGATTCCCGGCGCCTCCGGACTCTACCCGATCGAAATGATGCCCGGATTCTTCCGAGACCTCTATCCATTCTTGCCATTCACTTATGGCATTGACGCGATGAGGGAGACCATCGGCGGCTTCTACCAAGGACATTATTGGTTCTACATGGCGGCGCTGGCAGCTTTTGTTGCGGCCGCCTTCCTCCTTGGCCTCGTTCTACGCCGTAGATTTGCGAATATCATCTTGATGTTTAACCGTCAAATCGGTGCGACCGACCTCCTCATCAGTGAGACCGTACACGTGACGGGGTCCGGTTACAGACTCTCGGATATCATCTATGCTCTCCAGAACCGACAGAAATACCACGAGGATGTCGCTCGGAGATCCGAGCAGTTCGCGCAACGCTATCCGATACTCCTTCGTGCCACACTGCTTACCGGGCTCATCTTCACTATCATCCTGGCCGGTGCCGGTCGGCTGTATCCATCCGCCAATGCCACTCTTCTCGCCACATGGCTTGTGGTCAGCCTCATCTTAATTGGAGTCATCGTCGCCCTCGAATATGTTAAGGAGTCGTTGGACCGCGCGCAGGAGATTGCGAGTCTCGACGACTCTATACTTAGCAGTGCCGCGCGGGCTGATACCGGGAGGGTATGGAGTACCAGTGGTGACGGCTCTGCTGATGCGATTGGGGCGGTCGTTGCGGCTTCGCCGATGTTGCAGGTACTTGTTGCAGAGCGCGAGGGGGTAGAGGATGTCCTTCCGGAGGCCGGAAAAGAGGACGAGGCAGTCACAAGCACTTTTGAAGAGCCCGATGACGAAGCAGTCTCAAATGACGAGATAGCGGGCATTGGTGACGTTGAGAGCACACACATTGAAGAGAGCTCGGACAAAGACGACGGGGACGACGCTGGAGGGCGAGGCATCGGGTCGGAGACCGATCGTGTGACCGATCCTCATCTCCCTCTCTTGTTTGAGAATGAGGACCAACTGCATGAGGGCACCGAGGTGGCTGGTCAACGTGGATCTGGACGACATCGAGCAGGCGCCGACACTGTCGGCCAGCAGGAGGAGAGCGAATGA
- the map gene encoding type I methionyl aminopeptidase, translating to MTYLLDAKLDSMLAQRAPLGTLVPGKLSPKRHVPASIERPEYLFHDGPEVVTASDVKDDETLERIRSTSKLAAQALEEVGRAVRPGITTDELDRIGHDFLIDHGAYPSSLDYMGFPKSLCTSINEVICHGIPDSTVLHEGDIVNIDITAYRDGVHGDTNATFPVGDIDEESALLIERTRIATERGIKAVKPGRAINVIGRVIEAYAKRFNYGVVEDFTGHGVGEAFHSGLIVPHYDTAPRYDTIMVPGMVFTIEPMLTLGTIAWDQWDDGWTVLTKDRGRTAQFEHTIVVTEDGAEILTVS from the coding sequence ATGACCTACCTCCTCGACGCTAAGCTAGATTCCATGCTTGCACAGCGCGCCCCCCTTGGCACCCTCGTTCCTGGAAAGCTCTCCCCGAAGAGGCATGTCCCTGCGTCGATCGAACGACCCGAGTATCTGTTCCATGACGGACCGGAGGTGGTCACTGCATCAGATGTGAAGGATGATGAGACCCTCGAGCGGATCCGCAGCACCTCGAAACTCGCGGCTCAGGCTCTCGAGGAGGTGGGGAGGGCCGTCCGGCCCGGGATCACGACCGACGAGCTCGATCGCATCGGGCACGATTTCCTCATCGATCACGGCGCATATCCATCGAGCCTCGACTACATGGGTTTCCCGAAGTCGCTGTGCACGTCTATCAACGAAGTCATCTGCCACGGCATCCCCGACTCGACCGTCCTTCACGAGGGCGATATCGTCAATATCGATATCACCGCATATCGCGACGGAGTGCACGGGGACACGAATGCAACATTCCCGGTGGGCGACATCGATGAGGAGTCAGCCCTCCTGATCGAACGCACCCGTATTGCGACCGAGCGCGGCATCAAAGCCGTCAAGCCCGGCCGCGCCATCAACGTCATCGGCCGTGTCATCGAGGCCTACGCGAAGCGATTCAACTATGGTGTCGTCGAGGATTTCACTGGGCATGGTGTGGGTGAAGCCTTCCATTCCGGCCTGATCGTCCCCCACTACGACACGGCTCCCCGCTACGACACGATCATGGTGCCCGGCATGGTCTTCACCATCGAACCCATGCTGACGCTGGGGACGATCGCCTGGGATCAGTGGGATGATGGGTGGACGGTCCTCACGAAGGATCGCGGGCGCACCGCACAGTTCGAGCACACCATCGTCGTCACCGAAGACGGCGCCGAGATCCTCACAGTCTCATGA
- a CDS encoding YaaA family protein, which yields MLIALPPSQGKAAPQSGPPLDLDSMSIPPFTAQRRELVRELEEVSKLPSATDLLGVGARVEHEVHAQRNLTALPCAPAHDVYTGVLYQAADFSTLSDAARARADDQVLIFSALFGAVSPRDLIPRYRLTMGVKLPGGTPASRWRPLWRRLDERADGQLVIDGRSADYAAWKPPVTAVRVAINAVRDTNGQRKVITHNAKHYRGLIARLALEAETPPRTADDLAHEAGRVGTVELTGSGSSFVLTVVESSL from the coding sequence GTGCTTATCGCCCTACCACCCTCCCAAGGCAAGGCGGCTCCCCAGTCGGGACCGCCGCTCGATCTCGATTCCATGAGCATCCCGCCGTTCACCGCTCAGCGGCGCGAACTCGTCCGTGAACTCGAAGAGGTCAGCAAGCTTCCGTCCGCGACTGACCTGCTGGGCGTGGGTGCCCGCGTCGAGCACGAGGTCCATGCGCAGCGCAACCTTACGGCATTGCCGTGCGCACCCGCCCACGATGTCTATACGGGAGTGCTCTATCAGGCGGCGGACTTCTCGACGCTCAGCGACGCGGCCAGGGCGCGGGCAGACGATCAGGTGCTGATCTTCTCCGCACTGTTCGGCGCAGTCTCCCCCCGCGATCTGATTCCCAGGTACAGGCTGACGATGGGAGTGAAGCTTCCCGGGGGCACTCCGGCATCCAGGTGGCGCCCCCTGTGGCGGCGTTTGGACGAGCGGGCCGATGGGCAGCTTGTCATCGACGGCAGATCAGCCGATTATGCGGCATGGAAGCCTCCCGTGACGGCCGTTCGTGTCGCCATCAACGCCGTTCGGGACACGAATGGTCAACGCAAGGTCATCACCCACAATGCGAAGCATTACCGGGGCCTGATCGCGCGGCTCGCACTCGAGGCGGAGACGCCCCCGCGGACAGCCGATGATCTCGCCCATGAAGCCGGCCGCGTCGGCACGGTCGAGCTCACCGGAAGCGGAAGCAGTTTCGTCTTGACGGTGGTGGAATCTAGCCTCTGA
- a CDS encoding YhgE/Pip domain-containing protein has product MRDILRLIQRDLHRATSSVLASIVIFGLIIIPALFTWFNVIASWDPFSNTKNLKVAVASSDAGYESDLMPIRINVGEQALSALRANDDFDWVVTSEEEAIDGTESGAYYAAIVLPESFSADMVTFFADGHDSEPIAYYTNEKKNALAPTLTQQGAEGVSARITEVFTETLSDLALGLISSLSDFLTDDETRVTLAKLELRVGNVGSDLRGAAQTAEIFGSVIESCIAVVRGASDLVSGSGIALEGVSTAVSDGSAAIEGLRSSVQTATQGLANALASTSDAYDDVSVSVDSLFAELDSGSVAQADVIDTLAQQVQLQIDSYIRARDTLRDEIAPMLPDPALDGLNAVIGKLDTAISRQQDVYDRLASAAQAVRDNNSEAQASRQEVQETVAQAKQAIDSAENAYISNLKPQLDELSTTLDIIKVDIEAIGADLASASSKLSAQSGSVLASLSSAYAATAEISDSLEETADQFDELAAALARAADTGELDEISAIIGADPSVLARSLAQPVGIERIAVFPVASFGAGMAPLYMVLALWVGALLMTVAIRVDVKADVLPGRPNLTPAQQYLGRYGIFALAGLAQSSLVTVGLILFVQIEASHPLLLILTGWVISLVFTLLIYTAVAAFGNAGKALAVLLLVIQISGSGGAYPLAVLPEWFRQISPFLPATHAIDAVRSAIAGVYGGDMWTSLGLLSLFAIPALLVGLVLRRPLIQFNRGLTEALESTKLM; this is encoded by the coding sequence ATGAGAGACATACTTCGGCTCATACAGCGCGACCTTCATCGTGCTACAAGCAGTGTTCTGGCGTCGATAGTCATTTTCGGGCTCATCATCATCCCTGCTTTATTTACCTGGTTCAATGTGATTGCGAGCTGGGATCCGTTCTCGAACACCAAGAACCTAAAAGTTGCCGTCGCGAGCTCTGATGCTGGATACGAGAGCGATCTCATGCCCATTCGCATTAATGTTGGCGAACAGGCACTGTCCGCTCTTCGCGCCAATGATGATTTTGACTGGGTCGTAACATCAGAAGAGGAAGCGATCGACGGGACTGAATCAGGCGCATATTATGCCGCTATCGTCCTTCCCGAGTCCTTCAGCGCCGATATGGTGACCTTCTTCGCGGACGGCCACGACAGCGAGCCGATTGCCTACTACACAAACGAGAAGAAAAACGCCCTTGCGCCGACTCTCACCCAGCAAGGCGCCGAAGGCGTGTCAGCTCGCATAACGGAGGTTTTCACCGAGACGCTCAGCGACCTCGCTCTTGGATTGATCTCATCGCTGTCAGATTTTCTTACTGACGACGAGACGCGGGTAACTCTCGCAAAGCTTGAGCTTAGGGTTGGCAATGTTGGAAGCGACCTTCGCGGCGCCGCGCAAACCGCAGAGATCTTCGGTTCCGTCATTGAAAGCTGTATCGCGGTAGTCCGCGGTGCCAGTGACCTTGTCAGTGGATCCGGCATTGCGTTGGAGGGCGTGTCTACCGCTGTTTCGGATGGATCCGCGGCGATCGAAGGGCTCCGCTCGAGCGTGCAGACAGCGACCCAGGGGCTCGCGAATGCACTCGCGTCCACATCGGATGCCTATGACGATGTGAGCGTGAGCGTTGATAGCCTATTTGCCGAGCTCGATTCTGGTAGCGTCGCACAGGCCGACGTCATCGACACGCTTGCCCAGCAGGTCCAGCTTCAGATCGACAGTTATATTCGCGCGCGCGACACGCTCCGGGATGAAATCGCCCCGATGTTGCCAGACCCCGCGCTCGACGGACTTAATGCCGTCATTGGCAAGCTCGATACAGCAATATCCCGTCAGCAGGATGTCTATGACAGGCTCGCCTCCGCGGCACAGGCTGTCAGAGACAACAACAGCGAAGCTCAAGCCTCTCGTCAGGAAGTCCAGGAGACTGTTGCGCAGGCGAAGCAGGCGATCGATAGTGCCGAGAACGCCTACATTTCCAATCTCAAACCACAGCTCGATGAGCTGTCGACGACGCTTGACATAATCAAGGTAGATATCGAAGCCATTGGCGCTGACCTGGCCTCAGCATCGTCGAAGCTGTCGGCCCAATCCGGGTCAGTGCTGGCATCGCTGTCAAGCGCTTATGCGGCCACCGCAGAGATCTCCGACTCCCTCGAGGAAACGGCAGACCAGTTCGACGAGCTTGCGGCAGCGCTCGCGCGCGCAGCCGACACCGGGGAGCTCGACGAGATCAGTGCGATCATCGGAGCGGATCCGAGCGTTCTCGCAAGATCCCTAGCGCAGCCTGTTGGCATAGAGAGGATAGCGGTATTCCCAGTTGCTAGCTTCGGTGCTGGAATGGCTCCTCTGTACATGGTCCTCGCGCTCTGGGTGGGAGCGCTGCTCATGACTGTTGCTATCAGAGTCGATGTCAAAGCGGACGTGCTACCTGGCAGGCCCAACCTCACGCCAGCACAGCAGTATCTGGGCAGATATGGCATATTTGCCCTGGCGGGCCTTGCACAGAGTAGCCTCGTTACTGTTGGCTTGATTCTGTTTGTCCAGATCGAGGCGAGTCATCCTCTTTTGTTGATACTGACAGGATGGGTCATTTCCCTTGTTTTCACGCTACTGATCTATACGGCAGTCGCCGCATTCGGCAATGCCGGTAAGGCCCTAGCTGTTCTCCTGCTCGTCATCCAGATCTCTGGCTCAGGCGGGGCCTACCCACTCGCGGTGCTCCCAGAGTGGTTCCGGCAGATCAGTCCTTTCCTTCCTGCAACGCACGCGATCGATGCTGTACGCTCAGCGATCGCAGGGGTCTATGGCGGTGACATGTGGACCTCCCTTGGACTGCTTAGCCTGTTCGCTATCCCGGCTCTCCTTGTCGGGCTTGTGCTACGACGACCGCTCATCCAGTTTAATCGCGGTCTGACCGAGGCTTTGGAGTCGACAAAGCTCATGTAG
- a CDS encoding SPOR domain-containing protein yields MANPEYWYNTKTGEVEKGRQSGWTDLMGPYPTEEEARNALTTAAKRNEAFESEEEAWEEDWED; encoded by the coding sequence ATGGCCAATCCTGAGTATTGGTACAACACGAAAACGGGCGAAGTGGAGAAGGGCCGACAGTCCGGCTGGACGGACCTCATGGGGCCCTACCCCACGGAAGAGGAAGCCCGCAACGCACTCACGACGGCAGCGAAGAGGAACGAAGCCTTCGAATCCGAGGAAGAGGCCTGGGAAGAGGACTGGGAGGACTGA
- a CDS encoding Nif3-like dinuclear metal center hexameric protein — MPSASSPGSPSWEVKRILLAVDPCEATVTEALSGGYDMLVTHHPLYLRGTSTVGAHTTKGAWVTDLVRGGVSLYAAHTNADSWGTAQAMADLVGLQAARPLVPNADDPTLGLGRIGTIEPTTLGELADRVAEALPRTPAGILVGGDENRIIETVAVSPGSGDSFLCLVNEAGADAYITADLRHHPATDHLWSGGAALISPTHFASEWPLLPKLADALTSLMPGLQVDVSTIVTDAWGSRR, encoded by the coding sequence ATGCCGTCGGCCTCGTCGCCCGGGAGCCCCTCCTGGGAAGTGAAGCGGATTCTTCTCGCCGTCGATCCCTGCGAGGCGACCGTGACGGAAGCCCTCTCGGGCGGATACGACATGCTCGTCACCCACCATCCGCTCTACCTGCGCGGCACGTCGACGGTTGGCGCCCACACGACGAAGGGCGCATGGGTGACGGACCTCGTCCGCGGGGGAGTGTCCCTCTACGCCGCGCACACCAACGCCGACTCGTGGGGCACAGCCCAGGCCATGGCGGATCTTGTCGGCCTGCAGGCGGCCCGTCCGCTCGTTCCGAACGCTGATGATCCGACGCTGGGTCTCGGCCGGATCGGCACCATCGAACCGACCACGCTGGGTGAACTCGCCGACAGAGTGGCAGAGGCGCTCCCGCGCACGCCCGCGGGTATCCTCGTCGGCGGCGACGAGAATCGGATCATCGAGACAGTGGCTGTGAGCCCGGGATCAGGCGACTCGTTCCTCTGCCTCGTCAACGAGGCAGGAGCAGATGCCTACATCACGGCAGACCTGCGCCACCACCCCGCGACTGACCACCTATGGTCCGGGGGCGCCGCACTCATCAGCCCCACGCACTTCGCCTCCGAGTGGCCGCTTCTCCCGAAGCTGGCCGATGCTCTCACATCGCTGATGCCGGGCCTGCAAGTCGATGTGTCGACGATCGTGACCGACGCGTGGGGAAGCAGACGATAG
- the ppgK gene encoding polyphosphate--glucose phosphotransferase, whose product MIAFGIDIGGSGIKGAPVDLDKGALAQPRHRIPTPAKSTPGNVADIVKQLVDHFGIPDSMPVGVALPAPIVHGTVALMANLHKSWLGIDAASLLGEALGRHVTVVNDADAAGYGEAEYGAAHGVPGSILVTTLGTGIGSALVVNHELVPNTEFGHLTLPNGKEAEAWASSAVKDREKLSWKAWAKRLQDVYSQYELLLNPDLIIVGGGISKNADKYLPLLDTRATIVPATMRNSAGIIGAAALGARESHA is encoded by the coding sequence ATGATCGCCTTCGGTATCGACATCGGCGGGTCCGGCATCAAAGGCGCCCCGGTGGACCTCGACAAGGGAGCCCTAGCCCAGCCCCGCCATCGCATCCCCACCCCTGCGAAGTCCACTCCGGGCAATGTCGCTGACATCGTCAAACAGCTTGTCGACCATTTCGGCATCCCCGACAGCATGCCTGTCGGTGTGGCACTTCCCGCGCCGATCGTGCACGGAACGGTCGCCCTCATGGCGAACCTGCACAAGTCGTGGCTCGGAATCGACGCAGCCTCGCTCTTGGGCGAGGCCTTGGGCCGACACGTGACGGTTGTCAATGATGCTGACGCCGCCGGGTATGGTGAGGCGGAGTACGGGGCCGCTCACGGCGTACCGGGTTCCATCCTCGTCACAACCCTGGGCACGGGTATCGGATCAGCGCTCGTCGTCAACCATGAGCTCGTCCCCAACACCGAGTTCGGTCATCTCACCCTCCCGAACGGCAAAGAAGCTGAAGCGTGGGCTTCGTCTGCAGTCAAGGATCGGGAGAAGCTCTCGTGGAAGGCCTGGGCCAAGCGACTCCAGGACGTCTACTCCCAGTACGAGCTCCTGCTGAACCCCGATCTCATCATTGTCGGGGGCGGGATCTCCAAGAACGCAGACAAATACTTGCCGCTCTTGGATACTCGCGCCACCATCGTGCCTGCGACAATGCGGAATTCCGCAGGGATCATCGGTGCCGCGGCACTGGGCGCGCGCGAGTCTCACGCCTAG